A genomic window from Bicyclus anynana chromosome 11, ilBicAnyn1.1, whole genome shotgun sequence includes:
- the LOC112043005 gene encoding uncharacterized protein LOC112043005 isoform X2 gives MSSNKLFQGVIDRYNGITVDSQDEPCDQNQFLAQLISSLKTWDEEQRRCIWFKVHIKDAAWVPVLANEGFNFHHSRNNFVMMYKWLLKNKAANLPPASHTNLGVGGLVFNDNNEILVVTEKHFEYAHWKLPGGYVERGEDIKDAAIREVKEETGVDTVFESMITLRHTHNAMFGNSDIYIVVMLKATSIVITKSEEEIKECKWMKVDEYLKHPHAHEFNRFIVKQALHLIENNIKFDLVKSNVKVGSWCRDITSLVVDVSSVH, from the exons TTGtgatcaaaatcaatttttggCTCAGCTGATAA gttcCTTAAAAACTTGGGATGAGGAGCAAAGGAGATGCATTTGGTTCAAAGTTCACATTAAAGATGCAGCTTGGGTACCAGTACTAGCTAAT GAAGGATTTAACTTTCACCACTCTAGAAACAATTTTGTTATGATGTACAAATGGCTCCTGAAGAATAAAGCAGCTAACCTACCACCTGCCAGTCACACTAACCTAGGTGTGGGGGGCTTAGTATTTAATGACAACAATGAAATACTAGTGGTGACAGAGAAACATTTTGAGTATGCCCATTGGAAGCTCCCTGGTGGATATGTAGAAAgag gAGAAGACATCAAGGATGCAGCAATACGAGAAGTGAAAGAAGAAACTGGCGTTGACACTGTTTTTGAATCTATGATTACTTTGAGACATACTCATAATGCAATGTTTGGTAATTCAGATATTTACATAGTGGTCATGTTGAAAGCTACCTCAATAGTTATAACAAAATCAGAAGAAGAAATCAAGGAGTGCAAGTGGATGAAAGTGGATGAATATCTGAAACATCCACATGCACATGAGTTTAACCGCTTTATTGTAAAACAAGCTTTacatttaatagaaaataatattaaattcgatCTTGTCAAGAGTAATGTTAAAGTCGGAAGTTGGTGCAGAGATATAACATCACTTGTGGTAGACGTTTCGTCTGtgcattaa